ATTAAAAGTCAGCTGCTCTACCGATTGAGCTAACGTCCCACACCGCTGCACCCGCACGAGGCGCGTTCTTCAGCGGGAGTGAGTATACGGAGGTCGGCCAGACCTGTCAACGCCCCGCTTAGCGCTTGAGGTTCGGCGGCACGTTGGGGAGACGCGGCGGCTTCATGCCTTTGCCGCCAGGGCCCGTCATGCGGCCCAGCATCTTCATCATGTCCTTCATCTGCTCGTGCATTTTTAGCAGCTTGTTGATGTCCTGAACAGTGTGACCACTGCCGGCCGCAATGCGCTTGCGGCGGCGCCCGTCAATCAGCTTGGGGTTGCGCCGCTCTTTGAGGGTCATGCTGGAGATCATGGCGTCAATGCGCTGAATCTGCTTTTCATCCACATTGAAGCCTTCAGGCAGTGCGCGGCTCATGCCGGGAATCAGTTTTAGCAAGTCGCCCAGTGGCCCCATCTTGCGAATCTGGCGCAGCTGGGTCAGCAAGTCTTCCAGGTCAAAATCGCCCGGCTTCTTGACCTCCATGGCCTTCAGGTCGGCCTGCTGAGCACGCTCGATGAGGCCCAGCACATCGCCCATGCCCAGGATGCGCCCGGCGACCCGGTCAGGGTAAAAAGGTTCCAGCCCCGTCAGCTTCTCGCTGGTCCCCGCAAAGTAAATGGGCTTGCCCGTCACGCTGCGCGCTGAGAGGGCCGCTCCGCCGCGCGCGTCGCCGTCCATCTTCGTGACCACCAAGCCCGTCACCGTGACGCGCTGATCAAAGGTCTGGGCCACGTTCAGGGCTTCCTGACCCGTCATGGCGTCGACCACCAGC
This is a stretch of genomic DNA from Deinococcus betulae. It encodes these proteins:
- the ffh gene encoding signal recognition particle protein, producing the protein MFESLGNKLQDILDRVGKERQLTEAQVKAAMREIRMALLEADVNFSVAKDFVAKVSEKAVGQEVMGSLNAGQTVVKLVHDELIETLGGKAAQPELKTEGNVWFMVGLQGAGKTTSTGKLAAHYKSKGRRVLLVAADTQRPAARDQLEVLARQVGVPILKVADGETPSETKRRVDDHLKTDFRDLVIVDTAGRLQIDEALMDQLADLQAAMQPTESLLVVDAMTGQEALNVAQTFDQRVTVTGLVVTKMDGDARGGAALSARSVTGKPIYFAGTSEKLTGLEPFYPDRVAGRILGMGDVLGLIERAQQADLKAMEVKKPGDFDLEDLLTQLRQIRKMGPLGDLLKLIPGMSRALPEGFNVDEKQIQRIDAMISSMTLKERRNPKLIDGRRRKRIAAGSGHTVQDINKLLKMHEQMKDMMKMLGRMTGPGGKGMKPPRLPNVPPNLKR